One Candidatus Abyssobacteria bacterium SURF_5 genomic window, AAATCGATAAACTAAGAGACCTGCTCAGATTTTAGGTGTGAACTCGAAAGGAGAGAGAGGAATGGCGGACTTGGTCATCGCGGACGACGAAACCGAGGTTCGGAAGAAACTGGAAAAGGAACTGAAGCACGCGGGTCATAGCGTCCGGCTCGCTCATGACGGGCTTGGCGCTCTGGATACGGTGATGGAGTCGGCTCCGGACCTTCTGCTTGTTGACTGGCTGATGCCCGTTCTCACCGGCGGCGAAGTCATCGAACGCCTCAGGACGGACGAGAAGTTCGCGAAAAAGGACATCCCAATCATCGGGATGACCGACCTCGGCGACGACAAGAATATAAAGGTATTCATTCAGCGCGGGGCCGATGATACCTGGATGAAGGACTTGAGCGCGAAGGGGATCGGCGAGTTGCTCGGCAAGATTCAGCTTCTTCTCAAATAGTCCCGCTGTGCGGTCCTGTCAAATTGCTGTTGTGGGGCCGGAAACCTTCAAACGGCTGAACGAGATTCATCAAGAAGATTCAGTCATTCGCTGGGAGGGGAAGCGATGGAATTATCACCGGGCGGCAGGCTGCTGGTTGCAGTCGCCATAGCCGAGACAACCTTCACCAAGTGCAAGGAAATCGAGCCCGAGCATTTCTTCGCGGCCTTGTGCAAGATACCCGACCTCCCGAGACAAATTATCGAGGAGGTCGTAGGGACTTCTGCGGACACTGTCAATCGCGTCAACCGTGAAAGGGCGGCCGTACATGAGAAGCTCATGAAAGCCCGGATCGACCCGGTGCAGACCCGCAGGCGCGTGAGAAGAATGATTGGCAAAGAAACAGCGTTGTTAGGACAGTTCACCGAAAAGCTTTCTCAGCGCGGCCACCGGGTCTTCCAGTCAGCCGAACGAAGGGCTATGAGCCTCGGCGAGGCGCCGGTTCAACCGCTGCACATTCTCTGGGCCATCCTCTCGGAAGGAAGCTCGCTGCTTCAACAGGTTTTCGGCGACACAAAAGGCGCCTGGACTCTCTTGTGCAACCAGTGCGGCGTTCCACCGCCGGTAATACATGCCCCTGAAGATGAAATCGAAGGCATCGTAGTAATTAATGATATCGAAATTCCACCCGAGCCGCCCGCTCAAAGGGCGGCGCCAAAGCCGAGCGCCCACCCGCCGACCCCCTTCCTCGACAAGTTTGGCCGCGATCTGACCGCTCTTGCACGCGCGGGCAAGCTTTCTTCATGCATCGGCCGCAGGGAGGAAATGCGAACGATGGCCCAGATACTGAGGAGGCGGACCAAGAACGCCCCCGTGCTGGTTGGCGACGCCGGGGTCGGCAAGACCTGCATCGTTGAGGGGTTGGCCCACCGTGTGGTTCATCCTCAAGCGCCCCAAACCATACGCGACTGGCGCATCGTCGAAATCAGCATGGGCAGCCTCATTGCGGGAACGACACTCCGCGGAATGTTCGAGGAGCGCTTGCAGAATGTCGTCAATGAGGCCAAATCGGATCAGCATCTCATCCTGTTTATCGACGAGATTCACACGCTCGTCGGAGCGGGAGGCTCGAGCGAATCGGGCATGGATGCGGGTCAAATTCTGAAACCGGCGCTGGCCCGAGGAGAAGTCAGGCTCATCGGCGCAACGACAACGGCCGAATACCGGAAATACATCGAAGCCGATGCGGCGCTCGAGCGAAGAATGCAGATGGTGTGGGTGAACGAGCCGACGGGAGAAGAGGCTATCGAGATACTTGACGGCGTGCGCTCGACCCTCGAAAAGCATCACGGCGTCTTCATCACCCACGACGCTGTCGTGCGAGCGGTCGAGTGGTCGATGCGCTACCTGCCGGACCGGCGGCTGCCTGACAAGGCGCTGGATATCATCGATCAGGCGTGCACGGCGGAAATCATGAAAACCCTCTCTCCGGTTGCCCGCTTCAATGCGATCCAGCCGAATCCGTCAATCGGAACTCCTCCGGCCCAGGTGACCGAGGAAGATATCGCGCGAGTCATTTCCGAAAGATGCCGAATCCCTGTGGGAATGATTGCGGTCGATGACGCGCAGCGCCTCCTGCGCCTCGACGAAACGCTGGCGCGGCGCGTTATGGGACAGGATGAGGCCATCAGACAGGTCGCCGACACCGTCCGAACGGCGCGCGCGGGCCTGAAAAAACCGAACCGGCCGGTTGGCGTGTTCCTGTTTCTCGGGCCGACCGGTACCGGCAAGACCGAACTGGCGAAGGCGCTTGCAGAAGCGCTGTTCGGAAATGAGGAAGCGCTCCTCCGCTTCGATATGTCCGAATACGGCGAAAAACATAATGTCGCCAGGCTCATCGGCGCGCCGCCCGGCTACATCGGCCACGATGAGGAAGGACAACTGACCGGCAGGGTCCGAACTCGGCCCTACAGCGTCATCCTTTTCGATGAAATCGAAAAAGCTCATAAGGACGTCTTCGATGTGTTTCTCCAGATTTTCGACGATGGCCGCCTCACCGACTCGAAAGGACGGCGCGCCAGCTTCACCGAAAGCATCATCATCATGACTTCTAACCTCGGAACTTCAGCCGGGCCGGCGCCTCAGAAGCGGGATATCGGCGTCAGTCTCGGCCCCCCAGCCGAGCCGACCGGAGAAAGAAACATCGCACAGCAAAAAAACGAGCAGGAGCGCCGCGTGCAGGAGGCGTTGACGGGAGCTTTCCGTCC contains:
- a CDS encoding response regulator, producing MADLVIADDETEVRKKLEKELKHAGHSVRLAHDGLGALDTVMESAPDLLLVDWLMPVLTGGEVIERLRTDEKFAKKDIPIIGMTDLGDDKNIKVFIQRGADDTWMKDLSAKGIGELLGKIQLLLK
- a CDS encoding ATP-dependent Clp protease ATP-binding subunit, with the protein product MELSPGGRLLVAVAIAETTFTKCKEIEPEHFFAALCKIPDLPRQIIEEVVGTSADTVNRVNRERAAVHEKLMKARIDPVQTRRRVRRMIGKETALLGQFTEKLSQRGHRVFQSAERRAMSLGEAPVQPLHILWAILSEGSSLLQQVFGDTKGAWTLLCNQCGVPPPVIHAPEDEIEGIVVINDIEIPPEPPAQRAAPKPSAHPPTPFLDKFGRDLTALARAGKLSSCIGRREEMRTMAQILRRRTKNAPVLVGDAGVGKTCIVEGLAHRVVHPQAPQTIRDWRIVEISMGSLIAGTTLRGMFEERLQNVVNEAKSDQHLILFIDEIHTLVGAGGSSESGMDAGQILKPALARGEVRLIGATTTAEYRKYIEADAALERRMQMVWVNEPTGEEAIEILDGVRSTLEKHHGVFITHDAVVRAVEWSMRYLPDRRLPDKALDIIDQACTAEIMKTLSPVARFNAIQPNPSIGTPPAQVTEEDIARVISERCRIPVGMIAVDDAQRLLRLDETLARRVMGQDEAIRQVADTVRTARAGLKKPNRPVGVFLFLGPTGTGKTELAKALAEALFGNEEALLRFDMSEYGEKHNVARLIGAPPGYIGHDEEGQLTGRVRTRPYSVILFDEIEKAHKDVFDVFLQIFDDGRLTDSKGRRASFTESIIIMTSNLGTSAGPAPQKRDIGVSLGPPAEPTGERNIAQQKNEQERRVQEALTGAFRPELLNRIDRKIVFAPLSREVVTRILEKLIDGLNKRLEDQSVECEFSQEVRDLIMEKGYSETYGARELERVFETLITTPLARALLEGRVETGQTVRFELRNGEIRFA